A stretch of the Vagococcus xieshaowenii genome encodes the following:
- a CDS encoding ImmA/IrrE family metallo-endopeptidase: protein MHKRLKEILEDNNLELFFSKMDRAGFYYPKAQAVVLNEALQGSPEANFAAAHEIGHHLAEHVEFNALCSNYIANSKLEHEANKIAINILLSIYVEDYGSIEMFNIERFMSFYRIKSNLLDLCEKECLNFFKQKEVIYA, encoded by the coding sequence AAAGAAATATTAGAAGATAATAATCTGGAGTTATTTTTCTCAAAAATGGATCGTGCAGGATTTTATTATCCTAAAGCACAAGCTGTAGTCTTAAACGAAGCTTTGCAAGGTAGCCCTGAAGCTAATTTTGCAGCCGCTCATGAAATAGGACACCATTTGGCCGAACATGTGGAATTCAATGCTCTATGTTCAAATTATATTGCCAATTCAAAATTAGAACATGAAGCTAACAAAATTGCTATTAATATCCTGTTGAGTATATATGTAGAGGATTACGGTAGTATTGAAATGTTTAATATTGAAAGATTTATGTCTTTTTATAGAATAAAATCTAATTTATTGGATCTATGTGAGAAAGAATGTTTAAACTTTTTTAAACAAAAGGAAGTAATCTATGCATAA